In Paraburkholderia terrae, a genomic segment contains:
- a CDS encoding lytic transglycosylase domain-containing protein: MNPGRRTNRRALRIASTLLCASTALATPAAHADCFDDAAAWQRLNPLILRAIAWQESHNNADATHENANGSTDYGVMQINSIHLPELERYGIRRDALMVPCKNVYIAAWHLRKQVVRYGNTWTAVGAYHSSTPALRDDYARRIAAIIERWRRDPAHAVPVTAASLAAR, encoded by the coding sequence ATGAACCCAGGCCGCCGCACGAACCGCCGCGCGTTGCGCATCGCCAGCACGCTGCTGTGTGCGTCGACTGCGCTTGCGACGCCCGCGGCCCACGCCGACTGCTTCGACGATGCCGCCGCATGGCAACGTCTGAATCCGCTGATCCTGCGCGCGATCGCGTGGCAGGAGTCGCACAACAACGCCGACGCGACGCACGAGAACGCCAACGGCTCGACCGACTACGGCGTGATGCAGATCAACTCGATCCATTTGCCGGAACTCGAGCGATACGGCATCCGGCGCGACGCGCTGATGGTGCCGTGCAAGAACGTCTATATCGCCGCGTGGCATCTGCGCAAACAGGTGGTCCGCTACGGCAACACGTGGACGGCCGTGGGTGCCTATCATTCGTCGACGCCTGCGCTGCGCGACGATTACGCGCGCCGCATTGCCGCGATCATCGAACGCTGGCGGCGCGACCCTGCGCATGCGGTACCGGTGACGGCGGCATCGCTGGCCGCGCGTTGA
- a CDS encoding HrpB1 family type III secretion system apparatus protein: MSNLQCSPSVLNAMMSVFSGGMRIGAMPELHDVLGALRAWQPDSPLADVCEARLLINQMDWREAASLLRHVTSRHANLPVVSALYALCLFMQHDDEWRRAATDAVDTGNDTAIAIVARFLNVPNDEAASVHGPELSMRVLAAIETNRALEHS; this comes from the coding sequence ATGTCGAATCTTCAATGCAGTCCATCCGTGCTCAACGCGATGATGTCGGTGTTTTCAGGCGGCATGCGCATCGGCGCCATGCCCGAGCTGCATGACGTGCTCGGGGCGTTGCGCGCGTGGCAGCCGGACAGCCCGCTTGCCGACGTGTGCGAGGCGCGTTTGCTGATCAACCAGATGGACTGGCGCGAAGCGGCGAGCCTGCTGCGCCACGTCACGAGCCGTCACGCGAATCTGCCAGTCGTGTCGGCGCTGTATGCGCTGTGTCTTTTCATGCAGCACGACGACGAGTGGCGCCGCGCCGCGACGGACGCCGTCGATACGGGCAACGACACGGCTATCGCGATCGTCGCGCGTTTCCTGAACGTACCCAATGACGAGGCTGCGAGCGTTCATGGCCCGGAACTGTCGATGCGCGTGCTCGCTGCAATCGAGACGAATCGCGCGCTGGAGCATAGTTGA
- a CDS encoding NADP-dependent malic enzyme, which yields MTKPSETTSFRQAALDYHEFPTPGKLTIAPTKQMINQRDLSLAYSPGVAFACEEIVENPLNAARFTARSNLVGVVTNGTAVLGLGNIGPLASKPVMEGKAVLFKKFAGIDVFDIELNESDPHKLVDVIAALEPTFGGINLEDIKAPDCFVVERECRKRMKIPVFHDDQHGTAIVVAAAVINGLKVVGKHIKEVKLVASGAGAAALACLDLLVDLGLPLDNIVVTDLAGVVYKGRVELMDPDKARFARETSARTLAEAIGDADVFLGLSAGGVLKQDMVRQMAAKPLILALANPTPEILPELALEARPDAILATGRADFPNQVNNVLVFPFLFRGALDAGATTVTREMEIAAVHALAELARQEQSDIVATAYGIRDLSFGPDYLIPKPFDPRLIVKLAPAVAQAAMDSGVATRPIEDMEAYRQHLQQFVYQSGTTMKPIFQLARRVEPEKKRIVFAEGEEERVLRAVQIAVDEKLAKPILIGRPAVIEQRIANFGLRLVNGQDYTIVNTDHDERYRDFWRTYHKMMSRKGFTEQMAKLEMRRRTTLIGAMLVKRGEADGMICGMVSTTHRHLHFIDQVIGKKKGCNVYAAMNALVLPGRQIFLVDTHVNVDPTAEELAEITIMAAEEVRRFGIEPKIALLSHSNFGTSNAPSAKKMRDVLAILQERAPHLQVDGEMHGSLALDHTLRREAMPDSTLEGDANLLVLPNIDAANISYNLLKTAAGNNVAIGSILLGAAQPVHVLPASATVRRIVNMTALLVADVMAQN from the coding sequence ATGACAAAACCATCCGAGACAACCAGCTTCCGCCAGGCAGCCCTCGACTATCACGAGTTCCCGACGCCGGGCAAGCTGACCATCGCCCCGACGAAGCAGATGATCAACCAGCGTGATCTCTCGCTGGCCTACTCACCCGGGGTTGCGTTCGCGTGCGAGGAAATCGTCGAGAACCCGCTGAATGCCGCGCGCTTCACTGCGCGCAGCAACCTGGTCGGTGTCGTGACGAACGGTACGGCTGTGCTCGGCCTGGGCAACATCGGGCCGCTTGCATCGAAGCCGGTGATGGAAGGCAAGGCGGTGCTATTCAAGAAATTCGCCGGTATCGACGTGTTCGATATCGAGTTGAACGAGTCAGACCCGCACAAGCTGGTGGACGTGATCGCGGCACTCGAGCCGACTTTCGGCGGCATCAACCTCGAAGACATCAAGGCGCCGGACTGTTTCGTCGTCGAGCGGGAATGCCGCAAGCGGATGAAGATTCCCGTCTTCCACGACGACCAGCACGGCACGGCAATCGTCGTCGCGGCGGCGGTCATCAACGGTCTGAAAGTGGTGGGCAAGCACATCAAGGAGGTGAAACTGGTGGCCTCGGGCGCTGGCGCCGCAGCGCTCGCGTGTCTCGACCTGCTTGTCGACCTCGGCTTGCCACTCGACAACATTGTGGTCACGGATCTGGCGGGTGTGGTCTACAAGGGCCGTGTCGAACTGATGGACCCGGACAAGGCGCGTTTTGCGCGCGAAACGAGCGCACGTACGCTCGCCGAAGCGATCGGCGATGCGGACGTGTTTCTCGGCCTGTCGGCGGGCGGTGTGCTCAAGCAGGACATGGTCAGGCAGATGGCCGCGAAGCCGCTGATTCTTGCGCTCGCCAATCCGACGCCGGAGATTCTGCCGGAACTGGCCCTCGAAGCACGGCCGGATGCCATTCTGGCGACGGGCAGGGCCGACTTTCCGAACCAGGTCAACAACGTGCTGGTGTTTCCGTTCCTGTTCCGCGGCGCGCTGGATGCGGGCGCGACGACGGTCACGCGCGAGATGGAAATTGCGGCCGTCCATGCGCTTGCTGAACTGGCGCGGCAGGAACAGAGCGACATCGTCGCGACGGCTTACGGCATTCGAGATCTGTCGTTCGGTCCTGACTATCTGATTCCGAAGCCGTTCGATCCGCGTCTGATCGTCAAGCTCGCGCCCGCTGTTGCGCAGGCCGCGATGGATTCGGGCGTCGCCACGCGTCCGATCGAGGACATGGAGGCGTACAGGCAGCATCTGCAACAGTTCGTTTATCAAAGCGGCACGACCATGAAGCCGATCTTCCAGCTGGCGCGTCGCGTCGAGCCGGAGAAGAAGCGCATCGTGTTCGCCGAAGGCGAGGAAGAGCGCGTGCTGCGCGCGGTACAGATCGCCGTCGACGAAAAGCTCGCGAAGCCGATCCTGATTGGCCGTCCGGCGGTGATCGAGCAACGTATTGCGAACTTCGGCCTGCGTCTGGTGAACGGCCAGGACTACACGATCGTCAACACCGACCACGACGAACGCTATCGCGACTTCTGGCGGACGTATCACAAGATGATGTCGCGCAAGGGCTTCACCGAGCAGATGGCGAAGCTCGAAATGCGTCGCCGCACCACGCTGATCGGCGCGATGCTGGTGAAGCGCGGTGAGGCGGACGGCATGATCTGCGGCATGGTGAGCACGACGCACCGGCATCTGCACTTCATCGATCAGGTGATCGGCAAGAAGAAAGGCTGCAACGTCTACGCAGCGATGAACGCGCTGGTGCTGCCCGGCCGGCAGATTTTCCTGGTCGATACGCACGTGAATGTTGATCCGACCGCGGAAGAACTGGCCGAGATCACGATCATGGCAGCGGAAGAAGTGCGGCGCTTTGGCATCGAGCCGAAGATCGCGCTGCTGTCGCATTCGAACTTCGGCACGAGCAACGCGCCTTCTGCGAAGAAGATGCGCGATGTGCTGGCCATCTTGCAGGAACGCGCGCCACACTTGCAGGTGGACGGCGAAATGCACGGCAGTCTCGCGCTCGACCACACGTTGCGCCGCGAAGCGATGCCGGATTCGACGCTCGAAGGCGACGCGAATCTGCTGGTATTGCCGAACATCGACGCAGCCAATATCTCGTACAACCTGCTGAAGACGGCGGCGGGAAACAACGTCGCGATCGGCTCGATTCTGTTGGGCGCCGCGCAGCCGGTCCATGTGTTGCCCGCATCCGCTACGGTGCGTCGCATCGTCAATATGACGGCGCTGCTGGTGGCGGATGTGATGGCGCAGAACTAG
- the dctA gene encoding C4-dicarboxylate transporter DctA, producing the protein MRVSKIGKSLSKLYVQVLIGIVAGVLVGHFFPDIGSQLKPLGDLFIKLIRMLLAPIIFASVVVGIARMNDLHEAGRVGVKAVVYFEIASTIALAVGLVVVNVIKPGSGMNIDPTHIDSSAISTYTHAAQQHGMLEFFMSIVPNSIVGAFANGEILPIIFFSLLLAIALAKLGPRTAPFVDMLDMFLQGMFGVVRIVMYVAPIGAFGGMAFTIAKYGIGTLASFGQLMLCLYLTSIFFVVVVLGLVMRLSGLSLWKYLRYIKDEIFITLGTASTEAVLPQMLIKMEKLGCSRPVVGMVLPTGYTFNADGTAIYLTMASMFVAQAMNIHLTIWDQLLLLGVLLLTSKGSAGVAGAGFVALAATLATMHKIPVSGLVLLLGVDRFLNEARAVTNLIGNGVATIVIARWEGALDMNKARAMLDRSDTSLEALETAEDASMDLPHPNDTIFRSHTH; encoded by the coding sequence ATGCGGGTTTCAAAGATCGGAAAATCGCTTTCCAAACTCTACGTCCAGGTTCTGATTGGCATTGTTGCCGGTGTCCTCGTCGGACATTTTTTCCCTGACATCGGCTCTCAACTCAAACCCCTAGGTGACCTGTTCATCAAACTGATACGGATGCTGCTCGCTCCGATCATTTTTGCATCCGTCGTGGTGGGTATTGCCCGCATGAATGACCTTCATGAGGCCGGTCGGGTTGGCGTCAAGGCGGTCGTCTACTTCGAAATTGCATCGACGATCGCGCTTGCGGTCGGCCTCGTGGTGGTGAACGTGATCAAGCCGGGCAGCGGCATGAACATCGACCCCACGCATATCGATAGCTCCGCGATTTCCACTTACACCCACGCGGCACAACAGCACGGCATGCTCGAGTTCTTCATGAGCATCGTTCCCAACAGCATTGTTGGAGCGTTTGCGAATGGAGAGATTCTGCCGATTATCTTTTTCTCGCTGCTGCTCGCCATCGCGCTCGCGAAGCTCGGTCCGCGCACCGCACCGTTTGTCGACATGCTCGATATGTTTCTGCAGGGCATGTTCGGGGTCGTACGAATCGTGATGTATGTCGCGCCGATCGGTGCGTTTGGCGGCATGGCATTCACCATCGCGAAGTATGGGATTGGCACGCTGGCTTCGTTTGGTCAGCTGATGCTGTGTCTGTACCTGACCTCGATCTTCTTCGTGGTCGTCGTGCTCGGCCTCGTCATGCGCCTGAGTGGGCTGTCGTTGTGGAAGTACCTCCGTTATATCAAGGACGAGATTTTCATCACGCTCGGGACGGCATCGACGGAAGCCGTCCTCCCGCAAATGCTCATCAAGATGGAAAAGCTTGGGTGCTCACGCCCCGTGGTCGGGATGGTGTTGCCGACGGGCTATACCTTCAATGCCGATGGCACGGCGATCTATCTGACGATGGCCTCGATGTTCGTTGCGCAGGCGATGAACATCCACCTGACGATCTGGGATCAGTTGTTGTTGCTCGGCGTGCTGTTGTTGACGTCCAAAGGGTCGGCGGGTGTCGCCGGAGCGGGATTCGTGGCACTGGCGGCCACGCTCGCCACGATGCACAAGATTCCTGTGTCCGGCCTGGTGCTGCTGCTTGGCGTTGACCGTTTTCTCAACGAGGCGCGTGCGGTGACGAATCTGATCGGTAACGGGGTGGCGACCATTGTGATTGCTCGCTGGGAGGGCGCGCTCGACATGAACAAGGCCCGCGCGATGCTCGACCGTTCTGACACGAGCCTCGAAGCGCTGGAGACTGCCGAAGACGCGTCGATGGACCTGCCGCACCCGAACGACACCATTTTCCGGTCCCACACTCACTGA
- a CDS encoding mandelate racemase/muconate lactonizing enzyme family protein, translating to MRIVEIREKTVPISSPIRNAYIDFSKMTLSLVAVVTDVIRDGKPVVGYGFNSNGRYGQGKLMRERFIPRILEADPATLVNDAGDNLDPHKIWATMFTNEKPGGHGERSVAIGTIDMAIWDAVAKIEGKPLFQLLADRYGNGQPNRKIFVYAAGGYYYPGQDHEKLKDEMRSYIDRGYTVVKKKIGGASLDEDLRRIDSILSVLQDGQKLAVDANGRFDLDTAIQYAKALSQYDLFWYEEPGDPLDFELQATLRNYYDKPMATGEDLFSMQDARNLIRYGGMRPDRDWLQFDCALSYGLVEYLRTLDMLHQHGWSPSRCIPHGGHQMSLNIAAGLGLGGNESYPDLFQPYGGFPDGVKVDGGYITMPDLPGIGFEGKADLFAEMQKLSA from the coding sequence ATGAGAATCGTTGAAATCCGCGAAAAGACCGTTCCGATCAGCTCCCCGATCCGGAATGCCTACATTGACTTCAGCAAGATGACGCTGAGTCTCGTCGCCGTGGTGACTGATGTCATCCGGGACGGAAAGCCGGTTGTGGGTTACGGCTTCAATTCAAATGGCCGCTACGGTCAGGGCAAGCTGATGCGCGAGCGGTTCATTCCGCGCATCCTCGAAGCCGATCCCGCCACGCTCGTCAACGATGCCGGCGACAACCTCGATCCGCACAAGATCTGGGCGACGATGTTCACGAACGAAAAGCCGGGCGGCCACGGCGAGCGTTCGGTTGCCATCGGCACGATCGATATGGCGATCTGGGATGCGGTGGCCAAGATCGAAGGCAAGCCGCTGTTCCAGTTGCTGGCGGACCGTTATGGTAATGGCCAGCCCAATCGCAAGATCTTCGTGTATGCCGCTGGCGGTTACTACTACCCGGGCCAGGACCACGAAAAGCTGAAAGACGAAATGCGCAGCTACATCGACCGGGGTTATACGGTCGTGAAGAAGAAGATTGGTGGCGCTTCGCTCGATGAAGATTTGCGCCGTATCGACTCGATCCTGAGCGTGCTGCAAGACGGCCAGAAACTCGCCGTCGATGCCAACGGCCGCTTCGATCTCGACACCGCGATTCAATACGCGAAGGCGTTGTCGCAATACGACCTGTTCTGGTACGAAGAACCCGGCGATCCGCTCGACTTCGAATTGCAGGCCACGCTGCGCAACTACTACGACAAGCCGATGGCGACGGGTGAAGACCTGTTCTCGATGCAGGACGCCCGCAACCTGATCCGTTATGGCGGCATGCGCCCCGATCGTGACTGGCTGCAGTTCGACTGCGCGCTCAGCTATGGCCTCGTCGAATACCTGCGCACGCTCGACATGTTGCATCAGCACGGCTGGTCGCCGAGCCGCTGCATTCCGCACGGTGGACACCAGATGTCACTGAACATCGCGGCAGGCCTTGGTCTCGGTGGCAACGAATCCTATCCGGATCTGTTCCAGCCGTATGGCGGCTTCCCCGATGGCGTGAAGGTGGACGGCGGCTATATCACCATGCCCGATCTGCCCGGCATCGGCTTCGAAGGAAAAGCCGATCTCTTCGCCGAGATGCAAAAGCTCTCTGCATAA
- a CDS encoding IS30 family transposase — MEKRYQQLQPEERLTIASQHLQGSSIRAMARMLGRSPATVSRELARNCGPDRYASVPAQVLSVARRAAGRRPAKLDPQGVTWRIVLTLLDWKWSPQQISGTLKRMYPNDSSQRVSHETIYTAIYARPYGELRRQLVACLRHHRSDRMPRSRGTDRRGQIPDMVSIHVRPPEVDDRVMPGHWEGDFIKGANNASSVGVLVERSSRLVLLARMDDATAASALAGFSAKLNSIAAPLRQSFTYDQGKEMACHQELAAATGVKVYFCDPHSPWQRGTCENTNGLLRQYLPKGTDLSVYSQDDLDGIADSLNSRPRATHAFHSPFEVFATMLALASQPDNSVH, encoded by the coding sequence ATGGAAAAACGATATCAACAACTCCAGCCTGAAGAGCGGCTGACGATTGCCAGCCAGCATCTGCAGGGTTCAAGCATACGGGCTATGGCCCGTATGCTTGGGCGCTCACCTGCAACGGTGAGTCGCGAACTGGCTCGCAACTGCGGGCCTGACCGCTATGCTTCGGTGCCGGCACAGGTGCTAAGCGTGGCGCGACGTGCGGCTGGCCGGCGCCCCGCCAAGCTCGATCCGCAGGGTGTTACATGGCGCATCGTCCTCACGCTGCTGGACTGGAAATGGTCGCCTCAGCAGATATCAGGTACCCTCAAACGTATGTACCCGAATGATTCGTCCCAGCGGGTCTCGCACGAGACCATCTATACGGCTATCTACGCCCGTCCGTATGGGGAACTGCGTCGCCAGCTCGTCGCCTGTCTACGCCACCATCGCAGCGATCGCATGCCGCGAAGTCGAGGCACAGACCGGCGCGGTCAGATTCCAGATATGGTCAGCATTCACGTGCGCCCACCCGAGGTGGACGACCGCGTGATGCCGGGCCACTGGGAAGGCGACTTCATCAAGGGTGCAAACAATGCCTCTTCCGTGGGCGTGCTGGTCGAACGCTCCAGCCGCCTTGTGCTGCTTGCCCGCATGGACGATGCGACAGCTGCCTCGGCACTCGCGGGCTTCTCCGCCAAACTGAATTCCATCGCTGCGCCGCTGCGACAGAGCTTCACGTATGACCAGGGCAAGGAAATGGCCTGCCACCAGGAGCTCGCGGCCGCGACCGGTGTGAAGGTCTATTTCTGCGACCCTCACAGCCCCTGGCAGCGTGGCACGTGCGAGAACACCAATGGTCTGCTACGTCAATATCTGCCCAAGGGCACGGATCTCTCGGTCTACAGCCAGGACGACCTTGATGGCATCGCTGACAGCCTCAACAGCCGGCCACGTGCCACACACGCTTTCCACTCGCCGTTCGAAGTCTTCGCCACCATGCTTGCACTTGCTTCTCAACCTGATAATTCCGTTCACTAG
- a CDS encoding LysR family transcriptional regulator, with translation MFETAISFFTFGEQNEVTTDSASDFEFFILIARLKSLSGAARALDLTPPAATKRLGLIEQRLGARLVNRTTRSVSLTPEGETYLRYATQIVGQVRQMEDEISGSRSDPHGLLRINATLGFGRTTIAPLVSDFAKRFPNVEIQFEVTDRPIDLVEEAFDMAIRFGELPDSRLSARRIMSNRRFLCASPKYLERFGTPERVEDLVRHRCIIHRQNDDAYGVWRYMQGDHTEALKVKGALSSNDGDIVLRWALDGHGILIRSEWDLAKYVQSGRLKLVLPDTVLPSADLFVYYPSQRNQTARARAFIDFLIDHFQAPFIPVETGAAIYAQKKRGGRKA, from the coding sequence ATGTTTGAAACCGCCATTTCATTTTTTACTTTTGGTGAACAAAACGAAGTGACGACCGACTCGGCATCCGATTTCGAGTTTTTCATCCTCATCGCCAGGCTGAAGAGCCTGTCGGGAGCGGCGCGTGCGCTCGATCTCACCCCGCCGGCGGCGACCAAGCGGCTGGGGCTGATCGAACAGAGACTGGGGGCGCGCCTGGTCAACAGGACGACGCGGAGTGTCAGCCTCACGCCAGAAGGCGAGACCTACCTGCGCTACGCGACGCAGATCGTCGGGCAAGTCCGGCAGATGGAAGACGAGATATCCGGGTCCAGGTCCGATCCGCATGGGCTACTACGGATCAATGCAACGCTCGGGTTCGGGCGCACGACCATCGCGCCGCTTGTGTCTGACTTCGCGAAGCGGTTTCCCAATGTCGAAATCCAGTTTGAAGTGACCGACCGGCCCATCGACCTTGTCGAAGAGGCATTCGACATGGCGATCCGTTTTGGCGAGCTTCCCGACAGCCGGCTTAGCGCACGGCGCATCATGAGCAATCGCCGGTTTCTCTGTGCCTCACCGAAATATCTCGAGCGTTTCGGGACACCGGAGCGCGTGGAGGATCTGGTTCGGCACCGTTGCATCATTCATCGCCAGAACGATGATGCGTATGGCGTCTGGCGGTACATGCAGGGCGACCACACCGAAGCGCTGAAAGTCAAAGGCGCACTTTCAAGCAATGACGGCGATATCGTGCTGCGGTGGGCGCTCGACGGACATGGGATATTGATTCGTTCCGAATGGGATCTGGCGAAGTACGTTCAAAGCGGCAGGTTGAAACTGGTCCTGCCGGATACGGTACTGCCGTCGGCGGATCTGTTTGTCTACTATCCCAGCCAGCGGAACCAGACGGCGCGCGCACGGGCATTTATCGATTTTCTGATCGATCATTTTCAGGCGCCGTTTATTCCGGTCGAAACGGGGGCTGCGATTTATGCTCAGAAGAAGAGAGGGGGACGGAAGGCGTGA